The nucleotide sequence ACTACTTTGTAATGGAATCAAAGTGTAGAATTCAGGAACATGTTTTTATGATAAAATTTTATTCAATTGCAGCACAATGCAACCATGTTTTCAAAAGAAGCCTATGATGATAATGTTCTTAATGTATCTTAAGTATTATATTGGTTCGTTGCTGGAATCAACTAAGATGTTTGAGGTACCAACATAGCATGCGGCAGTTTAAATACATGTTTGTTGAAAGAATATAGTTATACGTAAACTTATAGCTCACTAATTACTATACAAACATATCACATCTTTTTCACTTGTTTGATGGTGTACTGAATGCCCATATGTACATCATCAAATGGGAGATCGTACACATGAACGTTGCCAAACAGGGTGAATTCTGAAGGTGTTAAATTCAAGTCTACTTGATTTGTTATACAATATTTAATATGTCTTATATCCTACATGTTAGTTATGTTTGTATTAGTAAAATATGACGGTTCATTTGTGTCTATTCAATTGTAAAGGTTGTGTCGGTTAAAAGTGGGAAACAGTTACATGATGTAACTGATGTATATATATTAAGTTTATGTGAAGCAAAAGAATAGGTGTGATTGTTAAATGTGAAAAACTGCTCTCTGTCCTTGATCATATTCAACACCATAAATATTACAAAACACACACATCAACAAATTGGCATCAGAGCATTATGAATAATACAAGTACGTCGTTTAACCATGTCATGTTGCCAAAACTCAACAAATCAAATTATGAAAACTGGAGCATTCAGATGAAAGCCTTATTCGGTGCTCGGGACGTTTGGGAATCCATTATAAATGGATATGAAGAACCAAGTGAAACTGAGATTGGTGCTATGAATACAACACAATCTAAGACTTTGAAGGAGAAGAGAATGAAAGACAAAACAGGCCTCTACCTGTTACTTCAAGCAGTTGATGAATCAGGGTTCGAGAAAATAGCGAATGCTTCAACGTCAAAGGAAGCGTGGGAAATATTACAAAGTACATACAAGGGTGCCGAATGTGTTAAGCAAGTAAGACTTCAAACTCTACGTGGTGAGTTAGAAGCAATGAAAATGAAAGAAACGGAAGGGGTATCGGAGTACATCACACGTGTACAAACGGCAGTGAACCAACTCAAACGTAATGGTGAAACTCTAACCGATACTAGAGTGATCGAGAAAATCCTACGGTCACTAACCGAAACATTCGAGAATGTTGTATGTGCTATTGAAGAATCAAAAAATTTGGAAGAAATGACCATTGATGAACTCGGTGGGTCATTAAAAGCGCATGAACAATGAAAGAAGAAAAATAAACAGGAGGCACTTGATGATTCACTACACACAAAAGTagtgaaagaagaaaaggtgttatATGTACAAGGAAGGGGTAGAGGTCGTGGCTCGTATCATGGTCGAGGACGTGGAAAAGATAACAATTACCATGATAAAGATCAATCGGCCAATAACCAACAAAGTTATCGTGGTAGAGGGCGTGGCCGAGGACGAGGCGGTCGTGGTTCACATTCAAACTTTAAATGTTACAATTGTGGAAAATATGGACACTTTGCAAGAGATTTTAGACTGCCAAAGAAAATTGAAGAAAACACGAACCTTGTAACCGAAGAAAATGAAAGCATTCTCATGATGGCATATGAAGATTCTATTCCGAACAAAGACATTGAATGGTATCTTGATACAGGTGCTAGTAATCACATGTGTGGTCATAAAAATTGGTTCGTGGATATGCAAGAGATAGAAGATGGTCATGTTTCATTTGGAGATGCATCAAAGACTAAGGTCAAAGGAAAAGGTCGGTGGATTAGTGTCAAGAATTCAAAAGACAAATTGGTTGCACGTGTAAAGATGGAAAAAATAGAATGTTCAAATTAAATTTACAAAGTGTGCCTGATAGGTGTTTAAAATTGAATGTGAATGATACAACATCTATTTGGCACATGAGATTTGGACATTTAAATTATCGTGGCTTGCAAGAATTATCAAAGAAAGACATGGTCCATGGTCTTCCTGATTTGGATTATACCAAACGGTTTTGTGAAGATTGTATAATTGGGAAACAAGCAAGAAACCCGTTCCCAAAATCAGCAGATTACCGTGCAAATAAAGTCCTCGAGTTAGTTCATACTAATATTTGTGGCCCGATCACGCCTAAATCATTatgtaataataaatattttatCACTTTCATTGACGACTACTCGAGAAAAGTGTGGGTATATTTGCTAAAAGAGAAGTC is from Rutidosis leptorrhynchoides isolate AG116_Rl617_1_P2 chromosome 10, CSIRO_AGI_Rlap_v1, whole genome shotgun sequence and encodes:
- the LOC139870649 gene encoding uncharacterized protein; translated protein: MNNTSTSFNHVMLPKLNKSNYENWSIQMKALFGARDVWESIINGYEEPSETEIGAMNTTQSKTLKEKRMKDKTGLYLLLQAVDESGFEKIANASTSKEAWEILQSTYKGAECVKQVRLQTLRGELEAMKMKETEGVSEYITRVQTAVNQLKRNGETLTDTRVIEKILRSLTETFENVEALDDSLHTKVVKEEKVLYVQGRGRGRGSYHGRGRGKDNNYHDKDQSANNQQSYRGRGRGRGRGGRGSHSNFKCYNCGKYGHFARDFRLPKKIEENTNLVTEENESILMMAYEDSIPNKDIEWYLDTGASNHMCGHKNWFVDMQEIEDGHVSFGDASKTKVKGKGRWISVKNSKDKLVARVKMEKIECSN